In Arachis hypogaea cultivar Tifrunner chromosome 2, arahy.Tifrunner.gnm2.J5K5, whole genome shotgun sequence, a genomic segment contains:
- the LOC112762111 gene encoding putative disease resistance protein At3g14460: MVNEIERVVRRIEDLEKRKGKLGLEKISTASFSWKTPSTSLVKGNVCGREDDKKALIKMLNDNNEHHLSVISIVGMGGVGKTTLAQWMYNNAELMVGFDRKAWVCISENFNIVETTKNIVKEISTDTQDLDSFNSIQDALKKELSEKKFFVVLDDVWSNDHLQWKDFLAPFQYGVKGSTILLTTRKEDVGSVVQTNYHPHYLNPLSEDYCWSVFAANASFPESNGSPTLEGIGKRIARKCDGLPLAAETLGCLCRRHDAEEWEKILRSDIWRFSTNDSKIIPALLISYFHLPAHLKRCFVYCALYPKDYLLDKDELILLWMAEDLLRLPNRGESFEEVGSKYFEQLASRLFFKPSKYNFKRFVMHDLLHDLALFLAGDFYDRIEELGGQEKKKVLTRHLSHFPLRSLCPPITKVSNSIAKLESLRTSLYIDDLLSMESGESKFKYLRVLSFHKLDVLPESIGELIHLRYLNLSWCNINRLPESLCNLYNLQTLILYGCTKLTMLPSGMHNLVNLRHLDLRGTSLEEMPRGISKLKHMPILDYFVVGKHKDNGIQELGEMSNLQGSFEIRKLENIVDVKEAENARMINKNLISKLYLGWSLGGDMVSNTQTEREILHSLEPHNGLKELTIRGYRGTIFPDWLGHCSYNIMTHVSLESCNNCCMLPSLGQLPSLKSLYIQDFGQLSSIGIEFYKDEDNPSLHIAPPFPLLEILTFDKMACWEEWHLPDSKAFPHLKSLLITDCPMLKGDMLSHVLMRIVSSSMDVSKVLKLKIQQHDKGGFLKMLLYGDTLSFSGCESMVESAIKAMTSINHLSCLQEIYISESSSLISLSLDAFPNLKVLEIKGCSNLESVSMSEPPSKSLQNLRIIKCRKLEFLQQQHKYDLVGLYIFDSCDSLTSLSLDAFPNLKNLKIFWCRNLESVSMSEAPHAALQRLSIAFCNKLVSLAGEGQAAPNLTHLSLIECSKLEALPRDMNSLFPSLHSLHTYCPNICRLEEGDLPPNLKVLEVGICEEQMRDLSWMPNLHALTRLIINGSWCKSIKSYPEVGSLPHLPSLITLVIWRFHNLETLECNKLLRLTSLRQLHISYCWKLENMEGEKLPPSLLLLKVYHCHLLGEHCRNKHQQIWPKISHIPTIKVNGEQMF, translated from the coding sequence ATGGTGAATGAGATAGAAAGGGTGGTTAGAAGGATAGAAGATCTTGAGAAACGCAAAGGAAAGCTTGGGCTTGAAAAGATTTCCACTGCTAGCTTCTCCTGGAAAACTCCATCCACTTCTCTTGTAAAAGGGAATGTGTGTGGCAGGGAGGATGACAAGAAGGCCTTAATCAAGATGCTGAATGACAACAATGAGCATCACCTCTCTGTCATCTCTATTGTTGGCATGGGTGGTGTTGGTAAAACTACTTTGGCTCAATGGATGTACAATAATGCAGAGTTGATGGTGGGATTTGATCGGAAAGCATGGGTTTGCATTTCGGAAAACTTCAATATTGTTGAGACTACAAAGAATATTGTAAAAGAGATCTCTACAGATACACAGGATCTTGACagcttcaattcaattcaagatgCTTTGAAGAAAGAATTGTCTGAAAagaagttctttgttgttttggATGATGTTTGGAGTAATGATCATCTTCAATGGAAGGATTTTCTCGCCCCTTTTCAATATGGGGTTAAGGGAAGTACTATTCTTCTAACTACTCGCAAGGAAGATGTtggttcagttgtccaaacaAATTACCACCCTCACTATCTCAATCCATTATCAGAAGACTATTGCTGGTCGGTGTTTGCTGCCAATGCTTCTTTTCCAGAATCAAATGGAAGCCCAACACTAGAAGGAATAGGCAAAAGGATTGCGAGGAAGTGTGACGGTTTGCCATTAGCAGCGGAAACACTTGGTTGCTTGTGCAGAAGGCATGATGCTGAGGAATGGGAAAAAATCTTAAGGAGTGATATTTGGAGATTTTCTACAAATGACAGTAAGATTATTCCAGCATTGTTAATTAGTTATTTTCACCTTCCTGCACATTTGAAACGTTGTTTTGTTTATTGTGCACTGTATCCGAAAGATTATCTTTTGGATAAAGATGAACTAATTTTGCTATGGATGGCCGAAGATCTTTTAAGGCTACCAAATAGAGGAGAGAGTTTTGAAGAAGTTGGTAGCAAATATTTTGAACAATTAGCTTCCAGATTATTTTTTAAACCAAGTAAGTACAATTTTAAGAGATTTGTGATGCATGATCTCTTGCATGACTTGGCACTATTCCTTGCCGGAGACTTCTATGATAGAATAGAAGAGCTTGGTggacaagaaaagaagaaggttcTCACTCGTCATTTGTCACATTTCCCACTTCGAAGCTTATGTCCTCCAATCACAAAAGTCTCTAACTCCATTGCGAAATTGGAATCTTTGAGGACATCGTTGTATATCGATGATTTGTTAAGCATGGAAAGCGGAGAATCAAAGTTTAAATACTTGAGAGTTTTATCCTTTCATAAACTTGATGTATTACCTGAATCAATAGGTGAATTGATTCATCTACGGTATTTGAATCTCTCTTGGTGTAACATTAATAGGTTGCCGGAATCGTTGTGCAACTTGTATAATCTACAAACATTAATATTGTATGGATGTACTAAGCTGACCATGTTGCCCAGTGGCATGCATAATCTTGTGAATTTACGGCATCTGGATCTTAGGGGAACTTCTTTGGAAGAAATGCCTAGAGGAATAAGTAAATTGAAACACATGCCTATTTTAGATTACTTTGTGGTGGGCAAGCACAAAGACAATGGAATCCAGGAATTAGGAGAGATGTCAAATCTTCAAGGTTCATTTGAGATTAGGAAGTTGGAGAATATTGTGGATGTGAAAGAAGCAGAGAATGCAAGAATGATAAACAAGAATCTCATCAGCAAATTATACTTGGGGTGGTCTTTAGGTGGTGATATGGTTTCAAATACACAAACTGAGAGAGAGATACTCCACAGCTTGGaaccgcacaatggcttgaaagagTTGACAATAAGGGGATACAGGGGTACAATATTTCCAGATTGGTTGGGGCACTGTTCTTACAACATTATGACACATGTATCTCTAGAGTCTTGCAACAATTGCTGCATGCTGCCTTCACTTGGACAGCTACCATCTCTTAAGTCCCTCTACATCCAAGATTTCGGTCAGCTCAGCAGCATTGGAATTGAGTTTTACAAGGATGAAGACAATCCTTCTCTGCATATTGCTCCTCCTTTTCCCTTGTTGGAGATTTTGACATTTGATAAAATGGCATGCTGGGAGGAGTGGCACTTACCTGACTCAaaagcttttcctcaccttaagaGTCTTCTAATAACTGATTGTCCAATGTTAAAGGGAGATATGCTCAGTCATGTATTAATGAGAATTGTTTCTTCCTCAATGGATGTTTCAAAAGTTCTCAAACTGAAAATACAACAACATGACAAAGGAGGGTTTCTAAAGATGCTACTTTATGGGGATACTTTATCATTTAGCGGTTGTGAATCTATGGTGGAGTCTGCAATTAAGGCAATGACGAGCATCAACCATCTAAGTTGCCTCCAAGAAATATACATCTCAGAGAGTTCATCACTGATCTCGTTGTCGTTGGATGCCTTTCCCAATCTCAAAGTTCTCGAGATAAAAGGATGTTCAAATCTGGAATCAGTTTCAATGTCAGAGCCACCATCTAAATCTCTGCAGAATCTGAGAATCATAAAATGCAGAAAACTGGAATTTCTTCAACAACAGCACAAGTATGATTTGGTAGGCCTGTATATATTTGACAGCTGTGATTCACTGACCTCGTTGTCGTTGGATGCCTTTCCCAATCTCAAGAATCTCAAGATATTTTGGTGTAGGAATCTGGAATCAGTGTCAATGTCAGAGGCACCACACGCTGCTCTTCAACGTCTCTCCATTGCTTTCTGCAACAAATTAGTGTCATTAGCAGGAGAAGGACAGGCTGCACCCAACTTGACTCATCTAAGCCTCATAGAATGCTCCAAGTTGGAGGCATTACCACGTGACATGAATAGTCTATTCCCAAGTTTACACTCTCTCCACACATATTGCCCAAACATTTGCAGGTTGGAAGAGGGTGATTTGCCGCCTAACTTGAAAGTACTTGAAGTGGGAATTTGCGAGGAACAAATGAGGGATCTATCATGGATGCCCAACTTGCACGCCCTCACTCGTCTTATTATTAATGGTTCTTGGTGTAAGAGCATAAAGTCATACCCAGAGGTGGGTTCGCTGCCTCACCTTCCCTCCCTTATCACTCTTGTGATATGGCGCTTCCATAATCTGGAGACATTGGAGTGCAACAAGCTTCTCCGCCTCACCTCCCTCCGACAATTGCACATTTCATACTGTTGGAAGCTGGAGAATATGGAAGGAGAAAAGCTGCCTCCCTCTCTCTTGCTACTTAAAGTTTATCACTGTCATTTGCTGGGAGAACACTGCAGGAACAAGCATCAACAAATTTGGCCTAAAATTTCCCACATCCCCACCATTAAAGTCAATGGAGAACAAATGTTCTGA
- the LOC112732518 gene encoding putative disease resistance RPP13-like protein 1: MNKVGEAFLSGFITVLLERFISAETYNLVVGKKLGPELVRRLKTALLAAEALVADAEQKQFGNQFVRKWLDDLRDAVYKADDLLDRFCIKAATQKKVGTFLPSFLNFEERQMVNQIEEVVRTIEDLERCKESLGLEKIPTGSSSWRVPSTSLARGNVYGREDDQKALVQMLNDNKEHHLSVISIVGIGGVGKTTLAQWVYNNEEEFMKGFDLKAWVCVSENFDIVEITRNVMKGILGGTCSLDDFNSLQHSLKEKLLNKKFFVVLDDVWSNDQHQWRNFITPFQYGAKGSTILLTTRKENVGLVAQTNYQPLVLNTLSEDQCWSVFASSASFPESNGSPALEEIGKKIAKKCDGLPLAAETLGCLCRNHDAEEWGEILKSDIWEFSTNDSKIIPALLISYYHLPPYLKRCFVYCSLFPKDYQFEKDELILLWMAEDLLRVSNRRETLEEVGSKYFDDLASRLIFKKHHHDYFVMHDLLHDLAIFLAGDFYCRLDELGEEEVLRSLTRHLKSGKFSVSKTFNSIVTLESLRTSLYVNDLFSMESIASKFKYLRVLSFTKLDVVPNSIGELIHLRYLDLSWTYIKTLPESLCSLCNLQTLKLYYCRKLATLPSGLHNLVSLRHLDIRGTSLEEMPGKMSKLNQLHILSYFVVGKYEDNGIQELGGLVNLHGSVEIKKLENIVDVKEAMRAKIMDKKHIDELCLEWSSGDDLVSSTQKERDILDKLQPRSGLKVLRIWGYKGTIFPDWLGNCSYENMTRVSLKSCKNCCMLPSLGQLPSLKLLRIRGFGQLRSIGEEFYKNEGDHHSSRIAPFPSLETLEFDNMACWEVWHVSESETFPQLRKLQITNCRMLKEEMLNQVFFRIVSSLSDVSKVRKLLIGDHIRRHTEAMFLDGDTLTIRGSESVMESAFKAMMSINHLRCLQQIHILRCRKLEFPQLQPHKYHLVELQIHDSCDSLTSLSLDVFPNLKNLQIDRCRNLESVSMSEAPHAALQRLSISGCSKLVSFAGEGLDAPKLTHLQVSFCSKLMALPRDMKSPLPSLHSLKIKGCPNICRLGEGGLPPNLKSLEVGICEQQMRDLSWMGNLHALTHLTINGYKCKNIKSYPEVGWLPHLPSLTTLEIWHFHNLETLECNELLRLTSLQQLHISFCNKLKDMEGEKLPTSLLLLQLTRCGLLGEHSKNKHQLIWPKISHIPTIKFSE, from the coding sequence ATGAACAAAGTGGGTGAAGCTTTTCTGTCTGGTTTCATCACTGTTCTCCTGGAGAGGTTCATTTCAGCTGAGACTTACAACTTGGTTGTGGGGAAGAAGCTTGGTCCTGAGTTGGTGAGAAGGCTGAAGACTGCTCTCTTGGCTGCTGAAGCTCTGGTTGCTGACGCGGAGCAGAAGCAGTTTGGTAACCAATTTGTGAGGAAGTGGCTGGATGATCTGAGGGATGCTGTCTACAAGGCTGATGACTTGCTGGACCGTTTCTGCATCAAAGCTGCAACTCAGAAGAAGGTAGGAACTTTCTTGCCTAGCTTCCTCAATTTCGAAGAAAGGCAGATGGTCAATCAGATAGAAGAGGTGGTTAGAACTATTGAAGATCTTGAGAGATGTAAAGAAAGCCTTGGCCTTGAAAAGATTCCCACGGGTAGCTCCTCATGGAGAGTTCCATCCACTTCTCTTGCAAGAGGGAATGTGTATGGCAGGGAGGATGACCAGAAGGCCTTAGTCCAGATGCTGAATGACAACAAAGAGCATCACCTCTCTGTAATCTCTATTGTTGGCATTGGTGGGGTTGGTAAAACAACTTTAGCCCAATGGGTGTACAACAATGAAGAGGAGTTCATGAAGGGATTTGATCTGAAGGCATGGGTTTGTGTTTCAGAAAATTTTGATATTGTTGAGATTACAAGGAATGTCATGAAGGGGATCCTTGGAGGTACTTGTAGTCTCGACGATTTCAATTCACTTCAACAttctttgaaagaaaaattgttgaATAAGAAGTTCTTTGTTGTCTTGGATGATGTTTGGAGTAATGATCAACATCAATGGAGAAATTTTATAACCCCTTTTCAATACGGGGCTAAGGGAAGTACTATTCTTCTCACTACTCGCAAGGAAAATGTTGGTTTAGTTGCTCAAACAAATTATCAACCTCTCGTCCTCAACACGTTGTCAGAAGATCAATGTTGGTCGGTGTTTGCATCTAGTGCATCTTTTCCAGAATCAAATGGGAGCCCTGCACTAGAAGAAATAGGCAAAAAGATAGCTAAGAAGTGTGATGGTCTGCCATTAGCAGCAGAAACACTTGGTTGCTTGTGCAGAAACCATGACGCTGAGGAGTGGGGGGAAATATTAAAGAGTGATATTTGGGAGTTTTCTACGAATGACAGTAAGATAATCCCAGCATTATTAATAAGCTACTATCATCTCCCTCCATATTTGAAACgttgttttgtttattgctcaTTGTTTCCCAAAGATTATCAATTTGAGAAAGACGAATTAATCTTGTTGTGGATGGCAGAAGATCTATTACGGGTATCAAATAGAAGAGAGACTTTAGAAGAAGTTGGTAGCAAATATTTTGACGATTTAGCTTctagattaatttttaaaaagcatCACCATGACTATTTTGTGATGCATGATCTCTTACATGACTTGGCAATATTCCTTGCTGGAGATTTCTACTGTAGATTAGATGAACTTGGTGAAGAAGAGGTGTTGAGGAGTCTTACTCGTCATTTGAAATCTGGAAAATTTTCAGTCTCAAAAACTTTTAATTCCATTGTTACACTGGAATCTTTGAGGACATCCTTGTATGTCAACGATTTGTTTAGCATGGAAAGCATAGCATCAAAGTTTAAATACTTGCGAGTTTTATCATTTACAAAACTTGATGTGGTGCCTAATTCAATAGGAGAATTGATCCATCTGCGCTACTTGGACCTCTCTTGGACTTATATTAAGACGTTGCCAGAGTCTTTGTGCAGCTTGTGTAATTTGCAAACACTGAAATTGTATTATTGTCGTAAGCTAGCTACGCTGCCTAGTGGTTTGCATAATCTTGTGAGTTTGCGGCATCTTGATATTAGAGGAACTTCTTTGGAAGAAATGCCCGGAAAAATGAGCAAATTGAATCAATTGCACATTCTAAGTTACTTTGTAGTTGGCAAGTACGAAGACAATGGAATCCAGGAGTTAGGAGGGCTGGTAAATCTTCATGGATCCGTTGAGATTAAGAAGTTGGAGAATATTGTTGATGTGAAAGAAGCAATGAGGGCAAAGATAATGGATAAGAAGCACATTGATGAATTATGTTTGGAATGGTCTTCAGGTGATGATTTGGTTTCAAGTACACAAAAAGAAAGAGACATCCTCGATAAGTTGCAACCGCGCAGTGGGTTGAAAGTGTTGAGAATATGGGGATACAAGGGTACAATATTTCCAGATTGGTTGGGGAACTGTTCCTACGAAAACATGACACGTGTATCTCTAAAGTCTTGCAAGAATTGCTGCATGCTGCCTTCACTTGGACAGCTGCCATCTCTCAAGTTGCTGCGCATTCGAGGTTTCGGTCAGCTGAGGAGTATTGGCGAGGAGTTTTACAAGAATGAAGGAGATCATCATTCTTCGCGTATTGCACCGTTTCCCTCACTGGAGACTTTGGAGTTTGATAACATGGCATGTTGGGAGGTGTGGCACGTGTCTGAATCGGAAACTTTTCCTCAACTTAGGAAGCTTCAAATAACAAATTGCCGAATGTTGAAGGAAGAGATGCTTAATCAGGTATTCTTCAGAATAGTTTCTTCTTTGTCGGATGTTTCCAAAGTTCGCAAACTACTTATAGGTGACCACATAAGACGGCACACCGAGGCCATGTTTCTTGATGGGGATACTTTAACAATTAGGGGAAGTGAATCTGTGATGGAGTCTGCATTTAAGGCAATGATGAGCATCAACCATCTACGTTGCCTCCAACAAATACACATCTTGAGGTGTAGAAAACTAGAATTCCCCCAGCTACAGCCGCACAAGTATCATTTGGTTGAGCTACAAATTCATGACAGCTGTGATTCACTGACCTCCTTGTCGTTGGATGTCTTTCCCAATCTCAAGAATCTCCAGATAGATAGGTGTAGGAATCTGGAATCAGTGTCAATGTCAGAGGCACCACACGCTGCTCTTCAACGTCTCTCCATCAGTGGATGCTCCAAATTAGTGTCATTTGCAGGAGAAGGACTGGATGCACCCAAATTGACTCATCTTCAAGTCAGCTTCTGCTCAAAGTTGATGGCATTACCACGTGACATGAAGAGTCCACTTCCAAGTTTACACTCTCTCAAGATAAAGGGTTGCCCAAACATATGCAGGTTGGGAGAGGGTGGTTTGCCGCCTAACTTGAAATCACTTGAAGTGGGAATTTGCGAACAACAAATGAGGGATCTATCATGGATGGGCAACTTGCACGCCCTCACTCATCTCACAATTAATGGTTATAAGTGTAAGAACATAAAGTCATACCCAGAGGTGGGTTGGCTGCCTCACCTTCCCTCCCTTACCACTCTTGAGATATGGCACTTCCATAATTTGGAGACATTGGAGTGCAACGAGCTTCTCCGCCTCACCTCCCTTCAACAACTACACATTTCATTCTGCAACAAGCTGAAGGATATGGAAGGAGAAAAGCTGCCTACCTCTCTCTTGCTACTTCAACTTACAAGGTGTGGTTTGCTGGGAGAACACTCCAAGAACAAGCATCAACTGATCTGGCCCAAAATTTCCCACATCCCCACCATTAAATTTTCTGAATAG
- the LOC112732528 gene encoding putative disease resistance RPP13-like protein 1 → MAEALVVGALVSGSISLVLNRLISPEFVNSVVSKKLNRKLVERLKTALLAAKALAADAEQKQFGNDHVRKWLDSLRDALYTADDLLDRVFIKARIRKKVRVRLPLRLNLSVRKMVAKINEVVKRIEDLQKLKDSLGLKEIPTGSSSWRTPSTSLERGTVYGRDDDKQALIKMLNDNNNHNLSVISIVGMGGVGKTTLAQCLYNNKDLMDGVDLKAWICVSENFDVVETTKNVIKGISSGVCSLDNFDLLQQDLKKKLSEKKFFIVLDDVWSEDADKWNSFITPFQHGRKGSTILLTTRKVNVGRIVQHYNSYTLKELSDDYCWSIFADNASFPESNGSSELEEIGRKIVERCDGLPLAAETLGRLLHSERRVEEWNRILSNDIWEFPMSNSKIVPALLISYYHLPAHLKRCFVYCSLYPKDYQFDKDELILLWMAEDLLRPPRKGETLEEVGCECFDDLSSRLFFKQAEHYARKYFVMHDLMHDLATFLAGDLYCRFSKELGEKEERNILTRHLSYTHSIPEKACSSSEIKSLRTLLYINDIPYIRDERATLPYDILSKNKYLRVLSFDRLNIFPDSIGKLIQLRYLGLSRSDVQILPESLCNLCNLQILKLEDCSKLTMLPNGMCNLVNLQCLDIRGTPLKEMPKGMSKLKQLHILSKFVVGKQEDNGIQELGGLLNLHGSLEIEKLENVVDGNEARSARIIDKKHIDELLLKWSLSSGDDMVSNTHTDEQDILWGLQPHTGLKQLTVDGYKGKIFPDWIGHSFYQNMTSVSLKCCKNCYMLPSLGQLPSLKSLRIERFDELKSIGKEFYKNEGHQHSSPIAPFSSLEELIFYNMPSWEEWHLPDSEAFPQLKSLEIRDCPMLKGDMLNQVLMRIVFSSSDVSKVSQLEIQEDGERWYKKMSLDEDSLSIRGFECVVESAFKARIIHHLTSLQEIEISGCSSVVSLGGNCLPKSLQKLKIFNCRQIELLQQQHKYDLVNLQIYESCASLTSLSLDAFPNLENLEIEWCSNLESVSMSEPPHTALQRLTISQCSKFVSLPSDMNSLLPNLHSLDIQGCPNICRWPEGGLPANLKELSVGDCEEQVRGLSWLGNLDNLTHLTISDHHSVSRIKSYPEVGWLPRLPSLTTLHIQAFDNLETLECNELLRLTSLQQLHISWCKKLENIAGEKLPASLLLLQIDACHLLRKRCKNKHQQIWSKISHIPTIHVDGKQIF, encoded by the coding sequence ATGGCTGAAGCACTTGTTGTTGGAGCTTTAGTTTCTGGCTCCATCAGCCTTGTTCTTAACAGGCTCATTTCACCTGAGTTTGTCAACTCGGTGGTGAGCAAGAAGCTGAACCGCAAGTTGGTTGAGAGGCTCAAGACTGCTCTCTTGGCTGCCAAAGCTCTGGCTGCTGACGCCGAGCAGAAGCAGTTTGGAAACGATCATGTGAGGAAATGGCTTGATAGTCTCAGGGATGCTCTCTACACTGCTGATGACTTGCTGGACCGTGTCTTCATCAAAGCTCGAATTCGCAAGAAGGTACGCGTTCGCCTTCCTCTCCGCCTTAATTTATCTGTTAGGAAGATGGTGGCTAAGATAAACGAGGTGGTTAAAAGAATAGAAGATCTTCAGAAACTTAAAGATAGCCTTGGTCTGAAAGAGATTCCAACGGGTAGCTCCTCATGGAGAACTCCATCCACTTCTCTTGAAAGGGGGACTGTCTATGGCAGGGATGATGACAAACAGGCATTAATCAAGATGCTAAATGACAACAATAATCATAACTTGTCCGTCATCTCTATTGTTGGTATGGGCGGGGTTGGTAAAACTACTTTAGCACAATGCTTGTACAACAACAAGGATTTGATGGACGGGGTTGATCTGAAAGCATGGATTTGTGTTTCTGAAAATTTTGATGTTGTTGAGACTACTAAGAATGTTATAAAGGGGATCTCTTCAGGTGTTTGTAGTCTTGACAACTTTGATCTACTTCAGCAAGATTTGAAGAAAAAACTGTCAGAAAAGAAGTTCTTCATTGTTTTGGATGATGTTTGGAGTGAAGATGCTGACAAGTGGAATAGTTTTATCACCCCTTTTCAACATGGGAGAAAGGGAAGCACTATTCTCCTAACTACCCGCAAGGTAAATGTTGGTCGAATAGTCCAACACTATAACTCTTACACTCTCAAGGAACTGTCAGATGATTATTGTTGGTCTATTTTTGCGGACAATGCATCCTTTCCTGAGTCAAATGGGAGCTCGGAACTGGAAGAAATAGGTAGAAAGATTGTCGAGAGGTGTGATGGTTTGCCATTAGCTGCGGAAACACTTGGACGCTTGTTGCACTCAGAGCGTCGTGTTGAAGAATGGAATAGAATACTATCGAATGACATTTGGGAATTTCCTATGTCAAATAGTAAAATTGTTCCTGCATTGTTAATAAGTTACTATCATCTTCCTGCACATTTAAAACGCTGCTTTGTTTATTGTTCGTTGTATCCCAAAGATTATCAATTTGACAAAGATGAATTAATCTTGCTATGGATGGCTGAAGATCTTTTACGACCACCAAGGAAGGGAGAGACTTTAGAAGAAGTTGGTTGCGAGTGTTTTGATGACTTGTCTTCAAGACTATTTTTCAAGCAGGCTGAGCACTATGCTAGGAAGTATTttgtgatgcatgatctcatgcatGACCTGGCAACTTTTCTTGCTGGAGATCTTTATTGTAGATTCTCAAAAGAACTTGGTGAAAAGGAAGAGAGGAATATTCTAACTCGTCATTTGTCATACACTCATTCAATCCCTGAGAAAGCATGCTCCTCTAGTGAAATAAAATCTTTGAGGACATTATTATATATCAATGATATACCTTATATCCGGGATGAGCGCGCAACATTACCATATGACATATTGTCAAAGAATAAATACTTGAGAGTTTTGTCCTTTGATAGACTCAATATATTTCCTGATTCAATAGGTAAATTGATCCAACTGCGCTATTTAGGTCTCTCTAGAAGTGATGTTCAGATATTGCCCGAGTCACTGTGCAATTTGTGTAATTTACAAATATTAAAGCTAGAAGATTGTTCAAAGCTGACTATGCTGCCCAATGGCATGTGTAATCTTGTGAATTTGCAGTGTCTTGATATAAGGGGTACTCCTCTGAAAGAAATGCCAAAAGGAATGAGCAAATTAAAACAGTTGCACATTTTAAGCAAGTTTGTGGTGGGAAagcaagaagacaatggaatTCAAGAGTTAGGAGGGCTTTTAAATCTTCATGGATCACTTGAGATTGAGAAATTGGAGAATGTGGTTGATGGCAATGAGGCAAGGAGTGCAAGGATAATAGATAAGAAGCACATTGACGAATTATTGTTGAAATGGTCTCTATCTTCAGGTGATGATATGGTTTCAAACACACATACTGATGAACAAGATATACTTTGGGGCTTGCAACCACACACTGGCTTGAAACAGTTGACTGTTGATGGATACAAAGGTAAAATATTTCCAGATTGGATTGGGCATTCCTTCTACCAAAACATGACAAGTGTATCTCTAAAGTGTTGCAAGAATTGCTACATGCTGCCTTCACTTGGACAGCTGCCATCTCTTAAGTCCCTCCGCATTGAAAGGTTTGATGAACTGAAGAGCATTGGCAAGGAGTTTTACAAGAATGAAGGCCATCAACATTCTTCGCCTATTGCACCGTTTTCCTCACTGGAGGAATTGATATTTTATAATATGCCAAGTTGGGAGGAGTGGCACTTACCTGACTCAGAAGCCTTTCCTCAGCTTAAGAGCCTTGAAATAAGAGATTGTCCAATGTTAAAGGGAGATATGCTTAATCAGGTATTAATGAGAATCGTTTTTTCCTCATCGGATGTTTCCAAAGTGAGCCAACTGGAAATACAAGAAGATGGTGAAAGATGGTATAAAAAGATGAGCCTTGATGAGGATAGTTTATCAATTAGGGGATTTGAATGTGTGGTGGAGTCTGCATTTAAGGCAAGGATCATCCACCATCTAACTTCCCTCCAAGAAATAGAAATCTCAGGGTGTTCATCTGTTGTATCCTTGGGGGGCAATTGTTTACCCAAATCTTTGCAAAAGCTCAAAATCTTTAATTGCCGCCAAATTGAATTACTCCAGCAACAACACAAGTATGATTTGGTAAACCTACAAATATATGAAAGCTGTGCTTCACTGACTTCATTGTCATTGGATGCCTTTCCCAATCTCGAGAATCTGGAGATAGAATGGTGTTCAAATCTGGAATCAGTGTCAATGTCAGAGCCACCACACACTGCTCTTCAACGTCTCACAATCAGTCAATGCTCCAAATTTGTGTCATTGCCATCTGACATGAATAGTCTTCTCCCAAACTTACACTCTCTGGACATACAAGGTTGCCCAAACATTTGTAGGTGGCCAGAGGGTGGTTTGCCGGCTAACCTGAAAGAGCTTAGTGTAGGAGATTGCGAGGAACAAGTGAGGGGTCTATCATGGTTGGGCAACTTGGACAACCTCACTCATCTTACCATCTCAGATCATCACAGTGTGAGCAGAATAAAGTCATACCCAGAGGTGGGTTGGCTGCCTCGCCTTCCCTCCCTTACCACTCTACATATCCAAGCGTTTGATAATCTGGAGACATTGGAATGCAATGAGCTTCTCCGCCTCACCTCCCTTCAACAATTGCACATTTCATGGTGTAAGAAGCTGGAAAATATTGCAGGAGAAAAGCTGCCTGCTTCTCTCTTACTACTTCAGATTGATGCCTGTCATTTGCTGCGCAAACGCTGCAAGAACAAGCATCAACAAATTTGGTCCAAAATTTCCCACATTCCCACCATTCACGTCGATGGCAAGCAAATTTTCTGA